A single region of the Triticum dicoccoides isolate Atlit2015 ecotype Zavitan chromosome 2B, WEW_v2.0, whole genome shotgun sequence genome encodes:
- the LOC119366354 gene encoding probable inactive purple acid phosphatase 29: protein MFKVLQVADMHYADGRSTACEDVMPEQVAGCSDLNITAFLYRVIRAEDPALFIFTVHYSRRWAAASSRRTTTTPVQIKVSIQEKNSLCNEHPFLLEYQLFWMLNHQ, encoded by the exons ATGTTCAAGGTGCTGCAGGTGGCGGACATGCACTACGCGGACGGGCGGAGCACCGCGTGCGAGGACGTGATGCCCGAGCAGGTCGCCGGCTGCTCCGACCTCAACATCACCGCCTTCCTCTACCGCGTCATCCGCGCCGAGGACCCCGCCCTCTTCATCTTCACGG TTCACTACTCGAGGCGCTGGGCTGCGGCTTCATCGAGGCGGACGACAACCACTCCCGTGCAAATAAAG GTGAGCATTCAGGAAAAGAACTCTTTGTGCAATGAGCATCCTTTTCTGCTGGAATATCAACTTTTTTGGATGCTCAACCATCAATAA